In Emcibacteraceae bacterium, a single window of DNA contains:
- a CDS encoding IclR family transcriptional regulator, translating into MSESLNKNHDRYFVPGLARGLRVLEVIAQADQPLTIAEIGKKLEISRSSAFRITYTLSYLGYLSSDKGDKLYELGPRVLDLGFSYLNRQDIIKLAKPYLEKLRDQTDVSSHLAIRDGKEVLYLDNIISRSSFVSNITTGDRRPIYATPLGWILLGDLSETSIRKLFEGDQFKILTPHTPKNTDDLIKRIKDAREQGYVISRGFVQRGGSTITAPILNEIGKVVAVIDISAPDSAFSFDKMDSFYVPAVVDTAREISKNLGHRG; encoded by the coding sequence ATGTCAGAAAGTCTAAATAAGAATCATGACCGGTATTTTGTTCCGGGACTGGCGCGAGGGCTTCGCGTACTTGAGGTAATCGCGCAGGCTGATCAGCCACTTACCATTGCTGAGATCGGTAAAAAACTTGAAATTTCCAGGTCTTCCGCATTCCGGATTACCTATACACTTTCTTATCTCGGTTATCTTTCCTCTGATAAGGGGGATAAGCTTTATGAACTGGGGCCTCGGGTTCTTGATCTTGGTTTTTCCTATCTCAATCGGCAGGACATTATCAAGCTCGCCAAGCCTTATCTTGAAAAATTGCGTGATCAGACAGATGTTTCCAGTCATCTTGCTATCCGTGATGGTAAAGAGGTTCTTTATCTTGATAATATTATATCGAGATCGTCCTTCGTAAGCAACATTACAACCGGTGACAGGAGGCCCATTTATGCCACGCCGCTTGGCTGGATATTGTTGGGGGATCTTTCTGAAACGTCGATCCGAAAACTTTTTGAAGGGGATCAGTTTAAAATCCTGACCCCGCACACCCCGAAAAATACGGATGACCTTATTAAACGGATCAAAGACGCACGTGAACAGGGGTATGTCATATCTCGCGGTTTTGTTCAGCGCGGTGGATCGACCATCACCGCCCCCATCCTTAATGAAATAGGGAAGGTGGTTGCGGTTATTGACATATCTGCACCGGACAGTGCCTTTTCCTTTGATAAAATGGACAGTTTCTATGTTCCGGCGGTGGTGGATACCGCGCGTGAGATTTCTAAAAATCTCGGACATAGAGGTTAG
- a CDS encoding 2-oxoglutarate and iron-dependent oxygenase domain-containing protein, with protein sequence MANIKSVDQATIPIIDIGPLRDGSVPKNVAAALHAASRDFGFIYIKNHGIPENCILKARETAYSFFHSDETLKSSVKISDQHRGWISSGGAKMDDDLKPDLKESFLWGFEDENGIIPEDHPLRGKNKWPAFLPELRHSAMDYFFQAHVVAHYLMQGFALGLDLDKDFFLKTSDLPLSRGSFVYYPDQPREMGDDQFGVGPHTDFGVLTVLCQDDVGGLEVQKINGDWIEAPPIEGTLIVNVGDLLHRWTNGQYRSTPHRVINRSGRERLSLVLAYDPNPETIIDAVDIFGKANEPAISCGDYLAWRFDRAFSYRKKNDG encoded by the coding sequence TTGGCCAACATAAAATCGGTAGATCAGGCAACAATTCCGATCATTGATATTGGTCCGCTAAGAGATGGTTCGGTCCCCAAAAATGTTGCAGCTGCCTTACATGCTGCCAGCCGGGACTTCGGGTTTATTTATATCAAAAATCACGGCATTCCTGAAAACTGTATATTAAAAGCGCGCGAGACGGCATATTCCTTTTTCCACAGCGATGAGACATTAAAATCATCCGTAAAAATAAGTGATCAGCACAGAGGATGGATCAGCAGCGGCGGTGCAAAAATGGATGATGATCTGAAACCTGACTTGAAGGAAAGTTTCCTTTGGGGTTTTGAGGATGAAAATGGGATAATCCCTGAAGATCACCCCCTGCGCGGCAAAAATAAATGGCCAGCTTTTTTGCCGGAATTAAGACATTCGGCGATGGATTATTTTTTCCAAGCCCATGTTGTTGCCCATTATCTTATGCAGGGATTTGCTCTTGGCCTTGATCTCGATAAAGACTTTTTCCTTAAAACCTCCGATTTGCCATTAAGCAGGGGTTCTTTTGTGTATTATCCCGATCAGCCCCGGGAAATGGGTGATGATCAGTTCGGTGTTGGGCCACACACTGATTTTGGTGTGCTGACCGTTCTCTGTCAGGATGATGTAGGCGGACTGGAGGTACAAAAAATTAATGGGGACTGGATTGAAGCGCCGCCCATTGAAGGAACCCTGATTGTCAATGTCGGTGATCTGCTTCATCGCTGGACCAACGGTCAATATAGATCAACACCCCATCGGGTTATTAACCGCTCGGGCCGGGAAAGGCTGTCACTGGTGCTGGCCTATGATCCCAACCCGGAAACCATCATTGATGCGGTAGACATTTTTGGTAAAGCAAATGAGCCTGCCATCAGCTGCGGTGATTATCTGGCCTGGCGTTTCGATCGGGCCTTTTCATACAGGAAGAAAAATGACGGATAG
- a CDS encoding helix-turn-helix domain-containing protein, whose amino-acid sequence MTDSKIDSAIGASLKDMRESRGLNARALAEAAGVSAAMISRIENGQVSPSISTLSALSEALDVPMVSFFRDTATDHVDFTHVRSGQGIHSTRIIDKHSHDYINLASHIRRDLSFEAHIVTMVKQDAKAPTYIGHGVVFMHVKEGEALFNYGQRQIHLKKGDSLTLDSELSHGIAEVLSPKFTFLTIKAERR is encoded by the coding sequence ATGACGGATAGTAAAATTGACAGCGCCATTGGTGCATCCTTAAAAGATATGCGTGAAAGCCGTGGGCTTAATGCCCGTGCACTTGCCGAAGCTGCCGGCGTTTCCGCCGCCATGATCAGCCGCATTGAAAATGGTCAGGTCTCCCCTTCCATCTCCACCCTTAGCGCCCTCAGTGAAGCTCTTGATGTGCCGATGGTCAGTTTTTTCAGAGACACAGCGACCGATCATGTCGACTTTACCCATGTAAGGTCGGGACAGGGCATCCATTCCACAAGAATTATTGATAAACATAGCCACGATTATATTAATCTCGCGTCCCACATCCGACGCGATTTAAGCTTTGAAGCCCATATCGTCACCATGGTAAAGCAGGATGCCAAGGCGCCGACCTATATCGGGCATGGTGTCGTCTTCATGCATGTGAAAGAGGGAGAGGCACTTTTTAATTACGGACAGCGGCAGATCCATTTAAAAAAAGGCGATAGCCTGACGCTGGATAGCGAGCTAAGCCACGGCATTGCTGAAGTCCTGAGTCCCAAATTTACATTTTTGACAATCAAGGCGGAAAGACGCTGA
- the nhaC gene encoding Na+/H+ antiporter NhaC: MSEVKIPGFTQSAICFGGIIGMIITGLIVFAIPLHVIIMTAIIWTSGHAYSLGYRFPDIKLAMNKGIERGLGAMYIFILIGVVIAAFLESGTITSIVYYSLDLINPSVFLPAALLICSFMSLAVGTSWGTVGTAGVILIGVGYAMGIPLPIVAGAVVSGATFGDKLSPISDTTNLAAVAAGTDLYKHIKSMLYTTIPTYIICLVLYAVIGFNYSADTVTRDEIIAFQSAIDANFVVSIWSFLPIIVLLVLSLRKSPAEVAMVTSVATAIFLAIIQQDRNILNVLTSLQSGYSADTGHAGLNQLVNRGGIMSMMETLSMTLFALALGGLLEKVGFLKALLSGLLDKIKSFLSLIFATMCTGILACTSMGESYISIIVTSQLFKEKYAEMKLKAYMLSRTVEESTTMSSPLIPWSTAGAFYYGAMQVPVLDYLPYTYLNVLNPIVSLTMTYFGIAVFKTITENKSAQAAE, encoded by the coding sequence AATTATCTGGACTTCCGGCCATGCCTATTCACTGGGTTATCGGTTCCCGGATATCAAGCTTGCCATGAATAAGGGAATAGAACGTGGTTTGGGGGCCATGTATATTTTTATTCTGATCGGCGTAGTGATTGCCGCTTTTCTTGAAAGTGGGACAATAACAAGTATTGTTTATTACAGTCTTGATCTGATTAATCCTTCAGTGTTTTTGCCGGCGGCTCTTCTTATCTGCAGCTTTATGTCACTGGCGGTGGGAACGTCCTGGGGCACTGTAGGTACGGCCGGTGTTATTCTGATCGGCGTAGGATATGCCATGGGAATTCCTCTGCCGATTGTGGCGGGAGCGGTCGTTTCCGGGGCCACGTTTGGTGATAAGCTATCACCCATTTCGGACACCACAAATCTGGCGGCAGTCGCGGCAGGGACGGATCTGTATAAACATATAAAATCAATGCTTTATACGACTATTCCCACCTATATTATTTGTCTCGTTCTCTATGCTGTCATTGGCTTTAATTATTCCGCTGATACAGTGACCCGTGATGAAATTATTGCTTTCCAGTCGGCGATTGATGCTAATTTTGTCGTGAGCATATGGAGTTTTCTTCCAATCATCGTTTTGCTGGTTTTAAGCCTTCGAAAATCACCGGCGGAAGTGGCGATGGTCACCAGCGTTGCAACAGCAATTTTTCTCGCCATTATTCAGCAGGACAGGAATATTCTGAATGTTTTAACCAGTCTTCAAAGCGGCTACTCAGCTGATACGGGGCATGCGGGGCTCAATCAGCTTGTCAATCGCGGTGGCATCATGAGCATGATGGAAACCCTTTCCATGACATTATTTGCCCTTGCTCTAGGCGGTCTTTTGGAAAAAGTTGGTTTTCTAAAAGCGTTGCTGAGCGGTCTTTTGGATAAAATAAAATCATTCCTTTCCCTGATATTTGCCACTATGTGCACTGGAATTCTGGCCTGTACAAGTATGGGGGAAAGCTATATTTCCATCATTGTGACATCACAGCTTTTCAAAGAGAAATATGCAGAAATGAAACTCAAGGCCTATATGTTGTCACGAACGGTGGAGGAAAGCACGACAATGTCTTCACCGCTTATCCCATGGTCTACGGCAGGTGCTTTTTACTATGGGGCCATGCAGGTGCCCGTGCTTGATTATCTGCCTTATACTTACTTGAATGTGCTTAATCCGATCGTGTCACTGACCATGACTTATTTCGGAATTGCGGTTTTCAAAACGATTACTGAAAATAAGAGTGCTCAGGCAGCCGAATAG